One window from the genome of Armatimonadota bacterium encodes:
- a CDS encoding class I fructose-bisphosphate aldolase codes for MARSLSEIEAILGAHAEPLLGHTSKTIDKSMLHLPGPDFVDRIYAQSDRNNKVLGSLQKMFSHGRLGGTGYVSILPVDQGIEHSAGASFAKNPVCFDPAGIVELAVEGGCNMVCSTLGVLGMVSRKYAHRIPFMVKLNHNELLSYPNRADQVMFAQVEQAWDMGAISVGATIYFGSEESTRQLVEVSQAFEHAHSLGMSTVLWCYLRNDAFKKDKDYHLSADLTGQANHLGVTIQADIIKQKLPECNGGYKALGTGGSSYGKLDERMYTELATDHPIDLTRYQLINCYMGRCGLINSGGASGDNDLQDAITTAVINKRAGGSGLISGRKAFQRPLKEGIEILNAIQDVYLCDGVTIA; via the coding sequence ATGGCGCGATCACTCAGCGAAATCGAAGCAATCCTCGGTGCCCATGCGGAACCGTTGCTGGGGCACACCAGCAAAACCATCGACAAGTCGATGCTCCACCTGCCCGGCCCCGATTTCGTCGATCGGATCTATGCCCAATCCGACCGGAACAACAAAGTCTTGGGGAGCCTCCAAAAGATGTTCTCGCACGGCCGGCTCGGCGGGACCGGTTATGTCAGCATCCTGCCCGTAGATCAAGGGATCGAGCACAGCGCCGGAGCCTCTTTTGCCAAAAACCCCGTCTGCTTTGACCCGGCGGGAATCGTGGAACTCGCGGTGGAAGGCGGATGCAACATGGTCTGCTCCACACTCGGCGTCCTCGGCATGGTCAGCCGCAAATATGCGCACCGCATTCCCTTCATGGTCAAACTTAACCACAACGAACTGCTGAGCTACCCCAACCGCGCAGACCAGGTCATGTTCGCCCAAGTGGAGCAAGCGTGGGACATGGGGGCCATCTCCGTGGGGGCGACCATCTATTTCGGGTCAGAAGAATCAACACGCCAACTCGTCGAAGTCAGCCAAGCCTTTGAGCACGCCCACAGCCTGGGGATGAGCACCGTTCTTTGGTGCTACCTGCGCAACGACGCCTTCAAGAAAGACAAGGATTACCACCTTTCAGCCGACCTGACCGGCCAGGCCAATCACCTGGGCGTCACCATCCAAGCCGACATCATCAAACAAAAGCTCCCCGAATGCAACGGCGGCTACAAAGCCCTGGGCACCGGCGGATCCAGCTACGGCAAGCTGGATGAACGGATGTACACCGAGTTGGCCACCGACCACCCGATCGACCTGACCCGGTACCAACTCATCAACTGCTACATGGGCCGGTGCGGGCTCATCAACTCCGGCGGCGCATCGGGCGACAACGACCTCCAAGATGCGATCACAACCGCCGTCATTAACAAACGCGCCGGCGGGTCGGGGCTCATTTCTGGTCGCAAGGCATTCCAAAGGCCGCTCAAAGAAGGGATCGAGATCCTCAACGCCATTCAAGATGTCTATCTCTGCGATGGCGTGACCATCGCCTGA
- a CDS encoding TolC family protein: MRQRTIGALFLGMGLCGLASAQQPLTISDALTMAKERNGSVQAAFLNYRASQKSARGAYSAFLPSVTPSISRDWGRSETLTGPFRSKDDFTTTNAALDVSWRLFDDGSRQDRYDQARYSAEAQQFNALQTLRNTLFSVHSRFYDALRAQELLRVQMDNLERAKVILEQTKFRANPPIEDVPKKDILQAEADYQNARVSVLAAENQVATSAADLKAVLAWEQSELPELAKPTAQQLPELDMTLQQAIELGLANRADLAASRERIYSQQVAVRTAKRDSLIGFSLDAGYRRVFADDPFQRASLTFSASMPLYDGQNSKSVLDAARLTLEAQNASFEQDVRNVRAEIESTYKEYGQNRIRFEAATAALNAAQENYRAAEAAQKEGAGNLIQVLTARVSLTTAESNLVQATYDMLISDVKFRLATGQPVPGE; this comes from the coding sequence ATGAGACAGCGGACAATAGGGGCCTTGTTCCTTGGAATGGGGCTTTGCGGATTGGCTTCGGCCCAGCAGCCATTGACCATCAGCGACGCATTGACAATGGCCAAAGAGCGGAACGGCTCGGTCCAGGCGGCATTTTTGAACTACCGGGCTTCCCAAAAAAGTGCCCGAGGGGCCTACAGTGCCTTTTTGCCAAGTGTGACCCCCTCGATTTCACGGGACTGGGGGCGCAGTGAAACCCTCACCGGGCCGTTCCGGTCTAAGGACGATTTCACGACAACAAATGCGGCTTTGGACGTAAGCTGGCGGTTGTTCGATGACGGGAGCCGGCAGGATCGCTACGACCAGGCCCGCTACAGTGCCGAGGCCCAGCAGTTCAATGCCTTGCAGACTTTGCGCAACACGCTCTTCAGCGTGCACTCCCGGTTTTACGATGCTTTGAGGGCGCAAGAATTGCTCCGCGTCCAAATGGACAACCTCGAACGGGCAAAAGTCATCTTGGAGCAGACGAAGTTCCGGGCGAACCCGCCGATCGAGGATGTGCCGAAGAAGGACATCTTGCAGGCGGAAGCCGATTACCAAAATGCCCGGGTCAGTGTGCTGGCGGCGGAAAACCAAGTGGCAACCTCTGCTGCAGATCTCAAGGCCGTTTTGGCTTGGGAGCAGAGCGAATTGCCGGAATTGGCCAAGCCGACCGCTCAACAACTGCCTGAATTGGATATGACTCTGCAGCAGGCGATCGAATTGGGTTTGGCAAACCGGGCCGACTTGGCGGCGAGCCGGGAGCGGATCTATTCCCAACAGGTGGCCGTCCGAACGGCCAAGCGCGACTCGCTCATCGGATTCTCGTTGGATGCGGGGTACCGCCGTGTTTTTGCTGACGACCCTTTCCAAAGGGCCTCGCTGACCTTTTCGGCCAGCATGCCGCTTTACGATGGCCAGAATTCCAAGTCGGTGCTCGACGCTGCCCGGTTAACTCTGGAGGCACAGAATGCGAGCTTTGAGCAGGATGTCCGAAACGTTCGCGCCGAAATCGAATCGACTTACAAGGAATACGGCCAAAACCGGATCCGGTTTGAAGCTGCGACGGCGGCATTGAATGCAGCCCAGGAAAACTACCGGGCAGCGGAAGCCGCCCAAAAGGAAGGGGCTGGGAACTTGATTCAAGTGCTGACCGCCAGGGTGAGCCTCACCACCGCAGAGTCGAACCTGGTCCAGGCGACATATGACATGCTGATCTCGGACGTCAAATTCCGGTTGGCAACCGGCCAACCGGTTCCGGGCGAATAA
- a CDS encoding ABC transporter ATP-binding protein has protein sequence MEAPPKPVIETRNLTKTYVMGDMVVRALNGVSVNIYQGEFVAIMGPSGSGKSTFMNMAGCLDRPTSGEYYLNGREVSRLFDQELAEVRNKYIGFVFQTFNLLPRTSALKNVELPLLYAGTRNRSALAKAALEKVGLGQRVHHKPNELSGGQQQRVAIARAIVTDPVIIFGDEPTGNLDTRTSFEIMALFQELNRAGKTVVIVTHEEDIARHCSRIIRFRDGKIEKDELVEHPIDAREELAKLPSAADLPA, from the coding sequence ATGGAAGCACCGCCGAAACCGGTCATCGAAACCCGCAACCTCACAAAAACCTATGTGATGGGGGATATGGTTGTTCGCGCCCTCAACGGGGTTTCGGTCAACATCTACCAAGGTGAATTTGTGGCGATCATGGGTCCGAGCGGATCGGGGAAATCCACGTTCATGAACATGGCGGGGTGTTTGGACCGGCCGACCAGCGGCGAATACTATTTGAACGGTCGGGAAGTCAGCCGGCTATTCGACCAAGAGTTGGCAGAAGTCCGCAACAAGTACATCGGGTTCGTCTTTCAGACGTTCAACCTCTTGCCGCGGACGAGCGCACTCAAGAACGTGGAGCTCCCGCTGCTTTATGCTGGCACCCGGAACCGGTCCGCATTGGCAAAAGCGGCCCTGGAAAAGGTGGGTCTGGGCCAGCGGGTTCACCACAAGCCCAACGAGCTTTCGGGGGGCCAGCAACAGCGGGTGGCGATCGCGCGGGCAATTGTAACGGATCCGGTGATCATCTTCGGCGACGAACCGACCGGGAACCTGGATACGCGGACGAGTTTTGAGATCATGGCCCTGTTCCAAGAGCTCAACCGGGCGGGCAAAACGGTTGTGATCGTCACTCACGAAGAAGACATCGCCCGTCATTGCAGTCGCATCATCCGGTTCCGGGATGGGAAGATCGAAAAGGATGAGCTTGTCGAACATCCGATCGATGCCCGTGAAGAGCTGGCGAAGCTTCCGTCGGCCGCCGACCTTCCGGCCTGA